The following proteins are co-located in the Sandaracinaceae bacterium genome:
- a CDS encoding alpha/beta hydrolase: protein MNVIRKLMDGARPVVRARRAVFGPLRPTWSEDFEVVATVLRRSSNASTLMPLAWQRAVTDPPRPETRVMRETHMADVHVPSPAGPIPCMWFEAANHDPERVLIYLHGGGYSIGSLRSHRDLICRIAQAARMRVLAPAYRLAPEHPFPAQLEDARAVYAYVRAQGVHPEHIVIAGESAGAGLTLSTALWLRDQGQPLPAALAVVSPWVDLEGRGRSLDDNRRYDFVSRYALQQYAKRFVPRHELRNPLAAPIHAALHDLPPLLIHVGAAEGLLDDALHLAERARDQGVDVTLQAFPDMIHAFHVFAPLLPVAREAIADIGAFARERTGATP from the coding sequence ATGAACGTCATCCGCAAGCTCATGGACGGTGCGCGTCCGGTCGTGCGCGCGCGCCGCGCCGTCTTCGGTCCCCTGCGCCCCACCTGGAGCGAGGACTTCGAGGTCGTGGCCACCGTGCTACGCAGGTCCTCCAACGCGTCGACGCTCATGCCCCTCGCGTGGCAGCGGGCCGTGACGGACCCGCCGCGGCCCGAGACGCGAGTGATGCGCGAGACCCACATGGCGGACGTGCACGTGCCCTCGCCAGCCGGGCCGATCCCCTGCATGTGGTTCGAGGCCGCGAACCACGACCCCGAGCGTGTCCTCATCTACCTGCATGGAGGGGGCTACAGCATCGGTTCGCTGCGCTCGCACCGCGACCTCATCTGCCGTATCGCGCAGGCCGCGCGCATGCGCGTGCTCGCGCCGGCCTATCGCTTGGCCCCCGAACACCCGTTCCCGGCGCAGCTCGAAGACGCGCGCGCCGTGTACGCGTACGTGCGGGCGCAGGGCGTGCACCCCGAGCACATCGTCATCGCAGGGGAGTCGGCGGGGGCCGGCCTCACGCTCAGCACAGCGCTGTGGCTCCGAGACCAAGGGCAGCCTCTCCCTGCGGCGCTGGCCGTGGTTTCGCCGTGGGTCGACCTCGAGGGGCGTGGGCGCAGCCTGGACGACAACCGCCGCTACGACTTCGTCTCGCGCTACGCGCTCCAGCAGTACGCCAAGCGGTTCGTCCCGCGGCACGAGCTGCGCAACCCCCTGGCGGCTCCGATCCACGCCGCGCTGCACGACCTGCCCCCGCTGCTCATCCACGTCGGTGCCGCAGAAGGGTTGCTCGACGACGCGCTGCACCTGGCCGAGCGCGCACGCGACCAGGGGGTGGACGTCACGCTGCAGGCCTTCCCGGACATGATCCACGCGTTCCACGTCTTCGCGCCCCTGCTGCCCGTCGCGCGCGAGGCCATCGCCGACATTGGCGCGTTCGCACGCGAGCGAACGGGCGCCACACCTTGA
- a CDS encoding NAD(P)-dependent alcohol dehydrogenase has product MTHTHAYAAHSATTPLVPFSFDRRAPAAHDVAIDILHCGVCHSDLHTARNEWGGATYPCVPGHEIVGRVTSVGGAVSRFAVGDVVGVGCMVDSCQRCSACDEGLEQYCENGFTGTYDSKEQGGGPNTLGGYSSHIVVNEAFVLRIGHPPEQLAAVAPLLCAGITMYSPLRQWKVGPGSKVGIVGLGGLGHMGVKLASAMGAHVVLFTTSPRKADDARRLGAAEVVVSNNRAEMKPHRNSFDFILDSVAAPHDLDAYLSLLKRDGTLTLVGAPPSPHPSPTVFNLVFKRRRLAGSLIGGIAETQEMLDFCAERGIVSDIESIAMADINDAYERMLVGDVKYRFVIDMATIQPVS; this is encoded by the coding sequence ATGACGCACACGCACGCCTACGCCGCGCACTCCGCCACCACCCCGCTCGTCCCGTTCTCTTTCGATCGACGCGCGCCCGCCGCGCACGACGTGGCGATCGACATTCTGCACTGCGGCGTGTGTCACTCCGACCTCCACACGGCCCGCAACGAGTGGGGCGGGGCGACCTACCCGTGCGTCCCGGGGCACGAGATCGTCGGGCGCGTCACGTCGGTGGGGGGGGCGGTCTCGCGCTTCGCGGTCGGTGACGTGGTCGGGGTCGGCTGCATGGTGGACAGCTGCCAGCGCTGCTCGGCGTGTGACGAGGGCCTCGAACAGTACTGCGAGAATGGCTTCACAGGCACCTACGACAGCAAGGAGCAAGGCGGCGGCCCAAACACGCTCGGCGGCTACTCCAGCCACATCGTGGTGAACGAGGCGTTCGTGTTGCGCATCGGTCACCCGCCCGAGCAGCTTGCGGCGGTGGCCCCGCTGCTGTGCGCCGGTATCACGATGTACTCCCCCCTGCGCCAGTGGAAGGTGGGGCCCGGGAGCAAGGTGGGTATCGTAGGTCTGGGCGGTCTCGGGCACATGGGCGTCAAGCTCGCCTCGGCCATGGGCGCGCACGTCGTGCTCTTCACCACGTCCCCCCGCAAGGCCGACGACGCGCGTCGGCTCGGTGCGGCCGAGGTGGTCGTGTCCAACAACCGCGCGGAGATGAAGCCCCACCGCAACAGCTTCGACTTCATCCTCGACAGCGTGGCGGCCCCGCACGATCTCGACGCGTATCTCTCCCTCCTGAAGCGTGACGGGACGCTGACGCTGGTCGGCGCACCTCCGAGCCCACACCCGTCGCCCACCGTGTTCAACCTCGTGTTCAAGCGCCGGCGGCTCGCCGGGTCGCTCATCGGCGGCATCGCGGAGACGCAGGAGATGCTCGACTTCTGCGCCGAGCGCGGGATCGTGTCCGACATCGAGTCCATCGCGATGGCCGACATCAACGACGCATACGAGCGGATGCTGGTGGGGGACGTGAAGTACCGCTTCGTCATCGATATGGCGACGATCCAGCCGGTGAGTTGA
- a CDS encoding tetratricopeptide repeat protein — MTRTRQLAPLSTPAEAPRPPLPRRVWCVSAVLVALLLTPGCNRGAGGPSTTPEVAALDDASFPPTRRAFHGLQLNDPQREVDRARLFAYLDQAGRALVAGNDYDALLEHFALCTDLLIPSDYVQERVPASLAPVALRIVELGSPRGDEGPVLGALEVLRRIVIEPDREDGPTAEEQYQQVAQWGRTSREAIPDFMHRYSSLIDVWEVHAHYSASPQVLDTLAQLHIDRRDFVLRAASETGMQGLLADYPPSLPLQIGRIAPIDVVAVYLRVGDVEGAIRKLREMGLRGRTEAQLLELLQAAERPSEAGAQALTDLAEAYGRTRPEAARGICRRGLRDYPRDTRFPECLAAVSAEGAQFEDATAWYVVAIALDPENRSLYDEALAQLNEFIERGVFDEDPAAGRALTAHARRLLNERSTRFPNSPAPVSLAQIEFLAAMVELHSGHPDSAREHFLASLESNPLNDVLRELGTLETRLGNADTATELLRRALDRTLGESLEVSVQRAGLLHELGDAFGAANNSTQAERMYRQALELYDGTLSQLSANGLGFVQARRGVLLDKLGSHDAARAAFLAAVDATPLEREPYMVAMMQLTTSTEDVALMRELYRRALLNLGLAPEWKVYFALWTQFVVRRAGEADGEEIDAVLTRFARHSPWYGRLAAFGAGQMDGAALVAAASTPGQRAEAHFYAATRAATTGDRDGARREYEAVFATGMVNYVEYQMGRSLVGALGTPVGAAP; from the coding sequence ATGACTCGAACTCGCCAGCTCGCCCCTCTCTCGACCCCGGCGGAAGCGCCTCGCCCGCCCCTCCCCCGACGTGTGTGGTGCGTCAGCGCCGTCCTCGTCGCGCTCCTGCTCACACCCGGCTGCAACCGCGGCGCGGGAGGGCCCAGCACCACACCGGAGGTCGCGGCGCTCGACGACGCCAGCTTTCCCCCGACCCGGCGCGCGTTCCATGGACTGCAGCTGAACGACCCACAGCGCGAGGTCGACCGTGCGCGCCTCTTCGCCTACTTGGACCAAGCTGGGCGGGCGCTCGTTGCCGGGAACGACTACGACGCGCTGCTCGAACACTTCGCGCTGTGTACGGACCTCCTCATCCCCAGCGACTACGTGCAGGAGCGCGTCCCCGCCAGCTTGGCGCCCGTCGCGTTGCGCATCGTCGAGCTGGGCTCGCCGCGCGGCGACGAAGGCCCGGTGCTGGGCGCGCTCGAGGTGCTGCGACGCATCGTCATCGAGCCCGACCGTGAGGACGGCCCAACGGCGGAAGAGCAGTACCAGCAGGTGGCGCAGTGGGGTCGCACGTCACGTGAGGCCATCCCCGACTTCATGCATCGCTACTCGTCGCTGATCGACGTGTGGGAGGTGCACGCACACTACTCCGCGTCGCCGCAGGTGTTGGACACGCTGGCGCAGCTGCACATCGACCGGCGAGACTTCGTCCTGCGCGCCGCCTCCGAGACGGGCATGCAGGGGCTGTTGGCGGACTATCCCCCATCGCTGCCGCTCCAGATCGGGCGCATCGCGCCGATCGACGTCGTGGCCGTCTACCTGCGCGTCGGGGACGTGGAGGGCGCCATCCGCAAGCTCCGCGAGATGGGTCTCAGGGGCCGCACGGAGGCGCAGCTCCTCGAGCTTCTCCAGGCGGCCGAGCGGCCCTCCGAGGCTGGCGCGCAGGCGCTGACGGATCTCGCCGAGGCCTACGGGCGCACCCGCCCCGAGGCGGCGCGCGGCATCTGTCGACGGGGCCTGCGCGACTACCCGCGCGACACGCGCTTCCCGGAGTGTCTCGCGGCCGTCTCCGCGGAGGGCGCGCAGTTCGAGGACGCCACGGCTTGGTACGTGGTGGCCATCGCGCTCGACCCCGAGAACCGCTCGCTGTACGACGAAGCGCTTGCGCAGCTGAACGAGTTCATCGAGCGCGGGGTGTTCGACGAGGATCCCGCCGCAGGGCGCGCGCTGACGGCGCACGCGCGGCGGCTGCTGAACGAGCGCAGCACGCGCTTCCCGAACTCGCCTGCGCCCGTCTCGCTCGCCCAGATCGAGTTCCTGGCGGCCATGGTGGAGCTGCACTCGGGTCACCCCGACAGCGCGCGAGAGCACTTCCTGGCCAGCCTCGAGTCCAACCCGCTCAACGACGTGCTGCGTGAGCTCGGCACACTCGAGACGCGCCTCGGGAACGCCGACACCGCGACCGAGCTGCTGCGCCGTGCGCTGGACAGGACCCTCGGGGAGTCCCTCGAGGTCAGCGTGCAGCGCGCCGGCCTGCTGCACGAGCTCGGCGACGCGTTCGGCGCGGCGAACAATTCGACGCAGGCTGAGCGCATGTACCGGCAGGCACTCGAGCTGTACGACGGCACCCTCTCGCAGCTGAGCGCGAATGGCCTCGGGTTCGTGCAGGCGCGCCGCGGCGTCCTGCTGGACAAGCTCGGCTCGCACGACGCCGCGCGCGCCGCGTTCCTGGCGGCGGTGGACGCGACGCCGCTCGAGCGCGAGCCCTACATGGTGGCCATGATGCAGCTCACCACCAGCACGGAGGACGTGGCGCTGATGCGCGAGCTCTACCGGCGCGCGCTGCTCAACCTCGGCCTCGCGCCAGAGTGGAAGGTGTACTTCGCGCTCTGGACGCAGTTCGTCGTGCGGCGCGCTGGCGAGGCGGACGGCGAGGAGATCGACGCGGTGCTCACGCGCTTCGCGCGCCACTCACCGTGGTACGGGCGCCTTGCAGCGTTCGGCGCTGGACAGATGGACGGGGCTGCGCTGGTCGCCGCGGCGAGCACCCCCGGCCAACGCGCCGAGGCGCACTTCTACGCGGCGACCCGCGCGGCCACCACGGGTGACCGCGATGGCGCGCGCCGCGAGTACGAAGCCGTCTTCGCCACCGGGATGGTGAACTACGTCGAGTACCAGATGGGGCGCAGCCTGGTGGGTGCGCTCGGGACGCCTGTCGGGGCGGCGCCGTGA
- a CDS encoding DUF87 domain-containing protein encodes MSDFEKLGAFYLGKRVDVASGALLDELVLYDAKDLTTHAFCVGMTGSGKTGLCVSLLEEAAIDGVPAIVIDPKGDLGNLALRFPELRPEDFLPYVDPGEASRKGRTPGEHAEAVSAQWRAGLAEWGQDGERVRRFRDAAEVVLYTPGSQIARPISIMRSLSAPPAALRDDVDAMRERVLGAVSGLLGMLGVEADPVRSREHIFLSNLLDTAWRAGEDVSLADLVRRIQAPPFTRVGVMDLESFYPAKDRAALALGVNGILASPGFSAWLEGEALDVGRLLRREDGHPRISILSIAHLDDAQRMFFVTLLLNEVIAWMRTQSGTSSLRAILYMDEVFGYLPPVANPSSKSPMLTLLKQARAFGLGVVLATQNPVDVDYKALSNCGTWMLGRLQTERDVARVLDGLAGAATATGGGFDRAAMEARIAGLKGRQFVLNNVHDAGPDLFHTRWALSYLRGPLTRDQLRTLTQQGVSGVAGASTAPAPSTVLASATAAGVGGAVASAEAPDEPRPVLPTGMTEVFLGGNEGCRYAAGVLIGLSLHYKHARTGTDFFQQASFVAPTLGRDPSETLGHVEAHAIANLPLRDDPAPNARFAPLPAAAATAKAFGTLEKAIKAKAYQEMGLTLYECKALKLWSTVGEDHAAFVGRVQQGLREARDLEMGKLRASFEPKLARLQERIRRAEQKVADEKGQVRQRQLDTAVNVGTTVLGALLGSRSVARAGTAVRSASRISREQQQVEAAEQTLGSLQEQLAELEAEFQQSLNALAAQQPQADITPVTVSPTKSDLSVTRLELLWIQQ; translated from the coding sequence GTGAGCGACTTCGAGAAGCTGGGCGCGTTCTACCTGGGCAAGCGGGTGGACGTGGCGAGCGGCGCCCTGCTGGACGAGCTGGTGCTGTACGACGCGAAGGACCTCACGACGCACGCGTTCTGCGTAGGCATGACGGGCAGCGGCAAGACGGGTCTGTGCGTGTCGCTGCTGGAGGAGGCTGCGATCGACGGCGTGCCCGCCATCGTCATCGACCCCAAGGGCGACCTGGGCAACCTGGCGCTGCGCTTCCCGGAGCTCCGGCCCGAGGACTTCCTGCCATATGTCGATCCGGGCGAGGCGAGCCGCAAGGGGCGCACGCCGGGCGAGCACGCCGAGGCGGTCTCGGCGCAGTGGCGCGCGGGGCTCGCCGAGTGGGGCCAGGACGGCGAGCGCGTGCGCCGCTTCCGCGACGCGGCGGAGGTGGTGCTGTACACGCCGGGCAGCCAGATCGCGCGACCAATCTCCATCATGCGCTCGCTCTCGGCGCCGCCTGCCGCGCTGCGCGACGACGTGGACGCCATGCGCGAGCGCGTGCTCGGCGCGGTGAGCGGCCTGCTCGGGATGCTTGGCGTCGAGGCGGATCCCGTCCGTAGCCGCGAGCACATCTTCCTCTCCAACCTGCTGGACACGGCGTGGCGCGCCGGCGAGGACGTGAGCCTGGCGGACCTCGTCCGGCGCATCCAGGCCCCTCCCTTTACGCGCGTCGGCGTCATGGACCTCGAGTCGTTCTATCCGGCGAAGGACCGCGCGGCGCTCGCGCTCGGCGTCAACGGCATCCTCGCCTCGCCAGGTTTCTCGGCGTGGCTCGAAGGCGAGGCGCTCGACGTGGGGCGTCTGCTGCGGCGTGAGGATGGCCACCCGCGCATCAGCATCCTGTCCATCGCGCACCTCGACGATGCGCAGCGCATGTTCTTCGTGACGTTGCTGCTCAACGAGGTCATCGCGTGGATGCGCACGCAGTCGGGCACATCCAGCTTGCGCGCGATCCTCTACATGGACGAGGTCTTCGGCTACCTGCCGCCCGTGGCGAACCCGTCTTCCAAAAGCCCGATGCTGACGCTGCTGAAGCAGGCGCGCGCGTTCGGGCTGGGCGTGGTGCTGGCCACACAGAACCCCGTGGACGTGGACTACAAGGCCCTCTCCAACTGCGGCACGTGGATGCTGGGACGGCTGCAGACCGAGCGTGACGTGGCGCGCGTCCTCGACGGTCTCGCGGGCGCGGCCACGGCCACTGGAGGTGGCTTCGACCGCGCGGCGATGGAGGCGCGCATCGCGGGGCTGAAGGGGCGGCAGTTCGTGCTGAACAACGTCCACGACGCCGGGCCAGACCTGTTCCACACGCGCTGGGCGTTGTCGTACCTGCGCGGTCCGCTGACGCGCGACCAGCTGCGCACCCTCACGCAACAGGGTGTCTCGGGCGTGGCAGGCGCGAGCACGGCACCCGCCCCGAGCACGGTGCTGGCGAGCGCGACAGCCGCGGGCGTGGGCGGCGCGGTCGCGTCGGCCGAGGCACCCGACGAGCCCCGCCCGGTGCTCCCTACCGGCATGACCGAGGTCTTCCTGGGCGGCAACGAGGGCTGCCGCTACGCCGCCGGCGTGCTCATCGGCCTCTCGCTGCACTACAAGCACGCGCGGACGGGCACCGACTTCTTCCAGCAGGCATCGTTCGTCGCGCCGACGCTCGGGCGCGATCCGAGCGAGACGTTGGGGCACGTAGAGGCGCACGCCATCGCAAACCTGCCCCTACGAGACGATCCTGCCCCCAACGCGCGCTTCGCGCCGTTGCCCGCCGCCGCCGCGACCGCGAAGGCCTTCGGGACGCTCGAGAAGGCCATCAAGGCCAAGGCCTACCAGGAAATGGGCCTGACCCTGTACGAGTGCAAGGCGCTCAAGCTGTGGTCGACGGTAGGAGAAGACCACGCGGCCTTCGTCGGACGTGTCCAGCAAGGGCTGCGCGAGGCGCGCGACCTGGAGATGGGCAAGCTGCGGGCGTCGTTCGAGCCGAAGCTTGCGCGGCTGCAGGAGCGCATCCGGCGCGCCGAGCAGAAGGTGGCGGACGAGAAGGGGCAGGTGCGGCAGCGGCAGCTGGACACCGCCGTGAACGTGGGCACTACTGTGCTGGGCGCGCTGCTGGGGAGTCGCAGCGTCGCGCGCGCGGGGACCGCGGTGCGGAGCGCCTCGCGCATCAGCCGGGAGCAGCAACAGGTGGAGGCCGCAGAGCAGACGCTTGGCTCGCTCCAGGAGCAGCTGGCCGAGCTCGAAGCGGAGTTCCAGCAGAGCCTGAACGCGCTGGCGGCGCAGCAGCCGCAGGCGGACATCACCCCCGTGACCGTCAGCCCCACCAAGTCGGACCTGAGCGTCACGCGCCTCGAGCTGCTCTGGATCCAACAGTAG
- a CDS encoding serine/threonine protein kinase, translated as MQDIPLLEERYEITASVARGGMAHVFRGMSRAPASAPREVAIKRLLPSFRSNERFQAMFVEEARVVADLQHANIASFYELCHDDAGMLCIVMEWVDGVDLSRMLIAARDLGRTVSVPHAAYVGSSVLRALGAAHQRPTAPVFHRDVSPANILVSRTGDVKLTDFGLARAMDRMTVTLPGVVVGKMAYVAPELIAASRATAGSDIYSLGVVLWEMLAGRRLFQAQNELELFMLAGRADIPPLEELRADVPRGLADLVRQMTHKVPQRRLSSAREAAEALAAFAGASPSAGVGAWAQDAHAHTAPTRP; from the coding sequence ATGCAGGACATCCCTCTCCTCGAAGAGCGTTACGAGATCACCGCGAGCGTGGCGCGGGGAGGCATGGCCCACGTCTTTCGTGGGATGTCGCGTGCCCCCGCGTCCGCGCCACGCGAGGTCGCCATCAAGCGCCTGCTGCCGAGCTTCCGCTCCAACGAGCGTTTCCAGGCCATGTTCGTGGAAGAGGCGCGCGTGGTCGCGGACCTTCAGCACGCCAACATCGCGAGCTTCTACGAGCTCTGCCATGACGACGCAGGCATGCTGTGCATCGTCATGGAGTGGGTCGACGGGGTGGACCTGTCGCGCATGCTCATCGCGGCACGCGACCTTGGACGGACGGTGAGCGTCCCTCACGCGGCGTACGTCGGGTCCTCCGTGCTGCGCGCGCTCGGAGCGGCGCACCAGCGACCGACTGCGCCCGTCTTCCACCGTGACGTGTCGCCCGCCAACATCCTGGTGAGCCGCACGGGAGACGTGAAGCTCACCGACTTCGGGCTCGCGCGCGCCATGGATCGCATGACTGTCACGCTGCCGGGTGTGGTGGTGGGCAAGATGGCGTACGTCGCGCCCGAGTTGATCGCCGCTTCGCGCGCCACGGCCGGCTCCGACATCTACAGCCTCGGTGTGGTGTTGTGGGAGATGCTGGCCGGGCGCCGCCTGTTCCAGGCGCAGAACGAGCTCGAGCTGTTCATGTTGGCCGGGCGCGCGGACATCCCGCCGCTCGAAGAGCTGCGCGCAGACGTCCCGCGCGGCCTCGCCGACCTGGTGCGCCAGATGACGCACAAGGTGCCACAGCGCCGGCTGTCCTCCGCGCGCGAAGCTGCGGAAGCGCTGGCGGCGTTCGCCGGGGCGTCGCCCAGCGCGGGCGTCGGAGCGTGGGCGCAGGACGCGCACGCCCACACGGCTCCCACGCGCCCCTGA
- a CDS encoding aromatic ring-hydroxylating dioxygenase subunit alpha, whose translation MSLELVPTPQPPRLGVPDDWYVACESRALGSKPLGVTMLGHRLVLFRDTGGRARALLDRCSHRNVPLSMGRVCEGQVECPYHGWRFDGDGRCTHVPGLLAEDREQGARGRSVQSVETREQSGYVWVYSTLGARPEREPFPLPLVDDPAYTTVNHVQDFEGSVHAVAENALDVPHTAFVHRGLFRSGGEKRGIDVDFQRYADRVVAEYIGEPRPDGVIGRVLSPGGGVVRHWDRFFLPCIAQVEYQLGEDSHVVATTALTPMAEHHTRMFASVSFRLPIPAGAVARLFKPIGLRILNQDVRILARQMENIRAFGGPRYASTKLDVLGPTIEKLLRAAERGERAEPAASAEEPTRRSLRIHV comes from the coding sequence ATGAGTCTCGAGCTCGTCCCCACCCCCCAACCCCCGCGTCTAGGGGTCCCCGACGACTGGTACGTGGCGTGTGAGTCGCGCGCCCTCGGAAGCAAGCCGCTCGGGGTCACCATGCTGGGCCACCGCCTGGTGCTGTTCCGCGACACAGGGGGCAGGGCGCGCGCGCTGCTGGACCGCTGCTCCCACCGGAACGTACCGCTCTCGATGGGGCGCGTGTGCGAGGGGCAGGTGGAGTGCCCCTACCACGGCTGGCGCTTCGACGGGGACGGACGCTGCACGCACGTGCCCGGGCTGCTCGCGGAGGACCGTGAGCAGGGCGCTCGTGGTCGCTCCGTTCAGAGCGTCGAGACGCGTGAGCAGAGCGGCTACGTGTGGGTCTACTCCACGCTGGGTGCGCGCCCCGAGCGCGAGCCGTTCCCGCTGCCGCTCGTCGACGACCCAGCCTACACCACCGTCAACCACGTCCAGGACTTCGAGGGCTCCGTACACGCCGTCGCCGAGAACGCGCTCGACGTGCCGCACACGGCCTTCGTGCACCGCGGGCTCTTCCGCAGCGGCGGCGAGAAGCGCGGTATCGACGTGGACTTTCAGCGCTACGCCGACCGTGTCGTGGCGGAGTACATCGGGGAGCCCCGCCCCGACGGCGTCATCGGGCGCGTGCTCTCGCCGGGGGGCGGCGTGGTGCGCCACTGGGACCGCTTCTTCCTGCCGTGCATCGCGCAGGTGGAGTACCAGCTGGGCGAGGACAGCCACGTGGTGGCGACCACTGCGCTCACGCCCATGGCCGAGCACCACACGCGCATGTTCGCCAGCGTGAGCTTCCGTCTGCCCATCCCGGCAGGCGCGGTGGCGCGCCTGTTCAAGCCCATCGGGCTGCGCATCCTGAACCAGGACGTGCGCATCCTCGCGCGCCAGATGGAGAACATCCGCGCCTTCGGCGGGCCGCGCTACGCCTCGACCAAGCTGGACGTGCTGGGGCCCACCATCGAGAAGCTGCTGCGCGCAGCCGAGCGCGGCGAGCGCGCCGAGCCCGCCGCGTCTGCGGAGGAACCGACCAGGCGCTCGCTTCGAATCCACGTCTGA
- a CDS encoding TetR/AcrR family transcriptional regulator: protein MSTRKANKERTRHKLVQATLKILHKQGPTALTTGRIAQAAGVAQPTFYVHFKDMDEALEEAAVTVGEALRARLREFREGVEDGATPQAATRQAFTTGVEALLADRRAAELFLRHRRDVANPLGRRWRELMDRAREDLVADLHARGVGKQVDDLVVLADTIIGLVLTTVESILDGRVTNRSAATEMMLRSVEASMTPPAGAASLGVSAA, encoded by the coding sequence ATGAGTACTCGCAAAGCCAACAAAGAGCGCACCCGCCACAAGCTGGTCCAGGCCACGCTGAAGATCCTGCACAAGCAGGGGCCGACGGCGCTCACCACCGGGCGTATCGCGCAGGCCGCCGGCGTGGCTCAGCCCACGTTCTACGTCCACTTCAAGGACATGGACGAGGCCCTGGAGGAGGCCGCGGTCACCGTCGGAGAAGCGCTGCGGGCGCGTCTGCGCGAGTTCCGCGAGGGAGTCGAGGACGGCGCCACGCCCCAGGCGGCGACCCGTCAGGCCTTCACCACGGGGGTCGAGGCGCTCCTCGCCGATCGTCGGGCCGCCGAGCTGTTCCTGCGCCATCGGCGCGACGTGGCCAACCCCCTCGGACGGCGCTGGCGCGAGCTGATGGACAGGGCCCGAGAGGACCTCGTCGCGGACCTGCACGCGCGTGGCGTTGGCAAGCAAGTCGACGATCTGGTCGTGCTGGCCGATACTATCATCGGACTCGTGCTGACCACGGTAGAGTCCATTCTGGACGGTCGGGTCACCAATCGCAGCGCTGCCACGGAGATGATGCTGCGCAGCGTCGAAGCGAGCATGACGCCCCCGGCGGGTGCGGCGTCCCTCGGCGTCTCGGCCGCCTGA
- a CDS encoding trypsin-like peptidase domain-containing protein: MRTSHRSLSLHGSSARAAARRAPSALVSLVVCLGLLALTSGAQSQAPSAAGAPADEGIASRIRLRPIDRASVRVVQITGATAFTFEGRVSRVRRAVSLPDAVHGTGVVVGPEGLVLTAAHVVRGGDVLAVLRPGADEPQAARVIYSDSEHDLAVLAVDGPLPDFITLPSAPRPLTLAERLFATGYPLDIRERYPAAVSGELSRENNDGSLQVAMSVNPGNSGGPVIDADGHLVGIMARRGEPTRGVEGIAMLEPLRFVLPAMARARAVLAQRTPTFLAQERHVVRVMADFVRTTDERPIFEQTAVATLDLAAQAPPSYEAGAMVAAHAWNMQIALLEARNVSVREQLTGEDRALAERLNEMAQRLAAWALDGAPYLSVNYGGLRGIRVSRGQPWVPAARE; encoded by the coding sequence ATGCGCACCAGCCATCGTTCTCTCTCGCTCCATGGCTCCTCGGCTCGCGCTGCGGCGAGGAGGGCACCCTCCGCGCTCGTCAGCCTCGTGGTTTGTCTCGGGTTGCTCGCGCTCACATCGGGCGCTCAGTCCCAGGCCCCCTCCGCCGCCGGCGCGCCTGCGGACGAAGGGATCGCGTCGCGCATCCGCCTCCGCCCGATCGATCGCGCCAGTGTCCGTGTGGTCCAGATCACGGGGGCGACGGCGTTCACCTTCGAGGGGCGCGTCAGCCGGGTGCGTCGCGCGGTCAGCCTGCCGGACGCCGTCCACGGGACGGGGGTCGTCGTCGGTCCCGAGGGGCTCGTCCTCACGGCCGCCCACGTGGTGCGCGGCGGAGACGTGCTGGCGGTCCTCCGGCCCGGCGCCGACGAGCCTCAGGCGGCGCGCGTCATCTACTCCGACTCGGAGCACGATCTAGCGGTGTTGGCCGTGGATGGTCCGCTGCCCGACTTCATCACGCTGCCCAGCGCTCCGCGGCCCCTCACGCTGGCCGAGCGATTGTTCGCCACCGGCTATCCCCTGGACATCCGTGAGCGCTACCCCGCGGCGGTGTCGGGCGAGCTCAGCCGCGAGAACAACGATGGGTCGCTGCAGGTCGCGATGAGCGTCAACCCGGGCAATTCGGGTGGTCCGGTCATCGACGCCGACGGCCACCTCGTGGGCATCATGGCGCGGCGTGGTGAGCCCACCCGCGGAGTGGAGGGCATCGCGATGCTCGAGCCTCTGCGCTTCGTGCTGCCCGCCATGGCGCGGGCCCGCGCTGTGCTCGCACAGCGGACGCCCACCTTTCTGGCTCAAGAGCGCCACGTCGTGCGGGTCATGGCGGACTTCGTACGCACGACCGACGAGCGGCCGATCTTCGAGCAGACGGCGGTGGCCACCCTCGACCTCGCCGCGCAGGCCCCACCCAGCTACGAGGCCGGGGCCATGGTGGCCGCGCATGCGTGGAACATGCAGATCGCGCTGTTGGAGGCGCGCAACGTCAGCGTCCGCGAGCAACTCACCGGGGAAGATCGCGCCCTCGCCGAGCGTTTGAACGAGATGGCGCAGCGTCTCGCGGCATGGGCTCTGGACGGCGCGCCTTATCTCTCGGTGAATTATGGTGGTCTGCGTGGAATTCGTGTCAGTCGAGGTCAGCCCTGGGTCCCAGCCGCGCGCGAATAA